From a region of the Gossypium raimondii isolate GPD5lz chromosome 10, ASM2569854v1, whole genome shotgun sequence genome:
- the LOC105777417 gene encoding homeobox-leucine zipper protein HAT5 yields the protein MESGRLFFNPSTTHRNMLLLGNTEPIFRGARTMVSMEENPKKRLFFSSPEDLYDEEYYDEQLPEKKRRLTSEQVYLLEKSFEAENKLEPERKSQLAKKLGLQPRQVAVWFQNRRARWKTKQLERDYDLLKSSFDSLQSNYDTILKENEKLKSEVASLTEKLQAKDVATEAIAGEKDEGLAAEMASALQFSMKVEDRLSSGSVGSAVVDEDAPQLVDSGNSYFPSDEYSRGIGPFDGVQSEDEDGSDNCGSYFSDVFATTEQEALGLWAWS from the exons ATGGAGTCTGGCCGTCTTTTTTTCAATCCCTCCACTACCCACCGCAACATGTTGCTTCTCGGGAACACTGAACCCATCTTTCGAG GGGCAAGAACAATGGTTAGCATGGAGGAAAACCCAAAGAAGCGACTGTTCTTCAGCTCGCCGGAGGATTTGTACGACGAAGAGTACTACGACGAGCAGTTGCCCGAGAAAAAGCGTCGCCTTACGTCGGAGCAG GTGTATCTGCTAGAGAAGAGCTTTGAGGCAGAGAACAAGCTGGAGCCGGAGAGGAAGAGCCAGTTGGCCAAGAAGTTAGGACTGCAACCAAGGCAGGTGGCGGTATGGTTCCAGAACCGCCGTGCAAGGTGGAAGACAAAGCAGCTTGAAAGGGACTATGACCTCCTCAAATCTTCCTTTGATTCCCTTCAGTCCAATTATGACACTATTCTCAAAGAAAATGAGAAGCTCAAATCTGAG GTAGCTTCCTTGACTGAAAAACTACAAGCCAAAGATGTGGCAACAGAAGCAATAGCAGGTGAAAAGGATGAAGGGTTAGCAGCTGAGATGGCCTCCGCCCTCCAATTCAGTATGAAGGTGGAGGACCGTCTTAGTAGCGGCAGTGTCGGAAGCGCGGTGGTGGATGAGGATGCCCCACAGCTGGTGGACAGCGGCAATTCCTACTTTCCAAGCGATGAATACTCCAGAGGCATTGGCCCTTTCGATGGGGTTCAGTCGGAAGATGAGGATGGCAGTGATAATTGCGGGAGTTACTTCTCCGATGTGTTCGCAACCACAGAGCAGGAGGCATTAGGATTGTGGGCCTGGTCTTAA